The following proteins are co-located in the Myxococcus fulvus genome:
- a CDS encoding MarR family winged helix-turn-helix transcriptional regulator, with product MNQRLGLLLESFLGHVSHSRGRVLSLLAEHGVTADQGILLRHVHEQPGMPLSTLAERMGLSLPSVSQMAERLVKLGYVTRREDPEDRRRKSLQVTAKASRFLTAFKRVRAEELALGSARLTAPTKQRLVSALEAALAELEGEPS from the coding sequence ATGAACCAACGGCTCGGCCTCCTCCTCGAGTCCTTCCTGGGCCACGTGTCGCACTCGCGTGGCAGGGTGCTCTCGCTCCTCGCGGAGCACGGCGTCACGGCCGACCAGGGCATCCTGCTGCGCCACGTGCACGAGCAGCCGGGCATGCCCTTGTCGACCCTCGCGGAGCGCATGGGGCTGTCCCTGCCTTCAGTAAGTCAGATGGCCGAGCGCCTGGTGAAGCTCGGCTATGTGACGCGGCGCGAGGACCCGGAGGACCGCCGGCGCAAGTCGCTCCAGGTGACGGCCAAGGCGAGCCGCTTTCTCACCGCGTTCAAGAGGGTGCGCGCCGAGGAACTCGCCCTGGGCTCCGCGCGCCTCACGGCGCCCACGAAGCAGCGACTGGTGTCCGCGCTCGAGGCCGCCCTCGCGGAGCTCGAAGGAGAACCCTCATGA
- a CDS encoding VOC family protein: MMQLDHLAVDARDVDASSQFLARILGAKAPVPEGADDDMRRIDLDHGCFVLFSPASEPRFSHVAFRVDAKRFAEVVERLRAERVPFGNDHFDTANGETGDPLGGAGRVYFNDPNGHLWEVTC, translated from the coding sequence ATGATGCAGCTGGACCACCTGGCCGTGGACGCGCGCGACGTCGACGCGTCCTCCCAGTTCCTCGCGCGGATTCTGGGCGCAAAGGCCCCCGTCCCCGAGGGCGCCGATGACGACATGCGGCGCATCGACCTGGACCACGGCTGCTTCGTCCTGTTCTCACCCGCGTCCGAGCCGCGTTTCTCGCACGTGGCCTTCCGTGTCGACGCGAAGCGGTTCGCGGAGGTCGTGGAGCGGCTGCGCGCCGAGCGGGTCCCCTTTGGCAACGACCACTTCGACACGGCGAACGGGGAGACGGGAGATCCGCTCGGCGGCGCGGGCCGCGTCTACTTCAACGACCCCAATGGCCACCTGTGGGAGGTGACCTGCTGA